Below is a genomic region from Schistocerca americana isolate TAMUIC-IGC-003095 chromosome 1, iqSchAmer2.1, whole genome shotgun sequence.
aaaaacttattGGTActattagctacatttcattcccaacaatgtatggtctaaaatgtatctaacagtaagctacctgctacataactttttcactacaagatttgtaaatcaagcgCACAacattgacaaatagcatcatttcacaatgactgttaagaaatatggaaagataaattattcaatatgaagctcagatgttacactaccacatgtacaaaaatcagattttttagccacatactttcttcaaaatcagtTGGGAGGCATTACGAAACTAAGagatcacgcgaaacgaaaagtagactttttcttttttcacgatgtAAGTAacacttttaaggaaaaaataagttcataaaacgatgtgacgaagtcttatataccgctaagaatttttaaaacatgaaaatcggagaagtggattttcccccatttcgctgTCCTGGCTCAGcacggcgcgcaatgtgaatgcactacatatcggcctgagctggctaggtacgagccgagccagtacgtgTCATCCCGGCCCGGCCTGGCCAGCAGTGTGATAGCAGCCTAATGGGATAGGATAAGCTTGTGGCAGGACTGGAAGTACTGGGTGGATGGGTTCGCAGGTTTTGCACTCAGATCTTCCATATGGACATGatgcttgtggcaaggggttgggatggagagtggcatagggatggactaggatgttgtgggtGTTAGGTGGATGATGGAAGACCACTTTAGGAGaggtgggaagtatctcaggtaggatAGCCCTCATTTccaggcatgatgataggtaatcaaacccCTTGTGAAGGATGTCATTCAGTTGTTCCAATCTGGGGAGGTACTTGTTGATGAAGAGGACACTGCTTTGTGGCCAGCTCttgagggtggtgggaggattggggacatgaggggaaatggcatgggagatctgtttgtggactaggtctgaggGTTAgtgctgtctgtgaaggccttggtgagaccctcagcatactgagcaatggacctccaggattgttgggtttgtggattttggggagcatgtagaaggtggggtgtgtggggtgtcatgggggtgaggaaggaaatggattcaggggagatgttctaCAAAGAGCCTaaagctttaagcagggattggagcttgtgttggacttctgggatgggaccaCTGGCATAGTTTATAGATGGACGAGTCAGATGATTGGCTGAGGCCTTATGCCAGGTAGACGCTCCAGTTCATAAGAAcaatggtggaacctttgtctgcaggaaggatgattaggtcaggatttgtgcTGAGTTTttgtatggctgttctttcttctactgaaaggtttGTGATCTGAAGAAGGGACCTGGGaaaggatggtgaggctaagtttgaggtaaggaattcctgtaaAAAGACAAGTGCATGGTTAAGTGAGAGGAaggaggatcacagttggatggtgatATGAACAGGAAGAGGCATGATTCATTGTTGAAATTagggtggttttggttggagggattgacaGCAcagaagtgcttccattgcagggatGGGTAAGAAGGAGAGTAGGTCTATGGTAggtccagcatggttaaatttgggtgtagggctaaaTGTGATGTCTTTGAATAGGACTGgaacttctgtggagctgagggtttggtggaaaggttaataacagtgttatgggaatgttttggctctggatttggtggagagTTGGTAGGGAGTTTTTGGGGACGTGGCAAGTTGAAAAGGTAGGCAGGGTTTAGCTGCTATGAGAAGGAACAATATGGGTATGATAGGGGTTGGACAGTGGTGCCCTGAggtggcagtaggatgtcagcaggttggataacaTGGATGTGatgtctggaatgctcctccaggtgctggGGAGTGAGagattcaatttcagagatgtgatgtatggaGTAGGTACTGGTGGTTCTGGGATACCTGTGCCATGGAGAAGTTTTTGCAGTACTAGGTTTGTGAGGGCCAGCTATAGGGGAATCTGAAAAGCTGTAGATCATTGTGAAAGGAgaggtgggatccagagaaaggaataTTTACAGTTAGGCCAttcaggagggggtggggggattcCATGACTTAGGCAGTATTTGAGAAACAGTATTTGGACTGTGTTTTAACTagggaaagggatacttttctgaactTATGCAAAAAACTGGAGCTAGGGTCCATTGTGGGAAGAATGGGTTAAAGGGAACAGGAATGATGCAGAAATGGTAAAATAGGTGATGGTTGTGAGACAAGCTGAATAAGTGGAAAGGCACATAAACATGCataaaaagtacagggttattacaaatgattgaagcgatttcacagctctacaataactttattatttgagatatttttacaatgctttgcacacacatacaaaaactcaaaaagtttttttaggcattcacaaatgctcgatatatgcccctttagtgattcggcagacatcaagccgataatcaagttcctcccacactcaggtgcagcatgtccccatcaatgagttcgaaagcattgttgatgcgagctcgcagttctgagacgtttcttggtagaggaggtttaaacactgaatctttcacatcactatgcgtgaaacttgcccgcacgcgttcaaccgtttcttcgctcactgcaggccgacccgttgatttccccttacagaggcatccagaagctttaaactgcgcataccatcgccgaatggagttagcagttggtggatctttgttgagctttgtcctgaagtgtcgttgcactgttatgactgactgatgtgagtgcatttcaagcacgacatacactttctcggctcctgttgccattttgtctcactgcgctctcgagcgctctggcggcagaaacctgaagtgcggcttcagccgaacaaaactttatgagtttttctacatatctgtagtgtgtcgtgaccatatgtcaatgaatggagctacagtgaatttatgaaatcgcttcaatcatttgtaatagccctgtatgtaaaGACACAAAGAAACAAGCACAGGCCAAAATAAGCACAGATTcgtaaaaatatgcacaaatatgacaaaaatatgcaaaaatagtgaaaccacataaaaatgtgaagaaatacgtTAAAAAGTACAGAAACATGGTGAAAAGGAATcatgaggggtgtgtgtgtgtgtgtgtgtgtgtgtgtgtgtgtgtgtgtgtgtgtgtgtgtgtgtttgcagtaagcgaagagagagggagaggggctgGGTTAGGTCAAGGATCAACAGTTCGTATGGCATGGGCAGGTGTGGAAAACAAAATACTAAAGTACATCAGGATGAGGGATGAAGTGGCAGCAAtaggaaaaatataattataactaTCGGAGGATAGAATCTGGAGTATTATATGCTGCATCAACAATCAGTGTGGTCATGAAGTCTGTGTTGTGCATGGATGAACGTTGATACAGCGTGGCTCAGGAGAAGATGCAGTTTGAAAGGTGGTTtataaacacaggaaagaagagaaagaatggacactgagaagagtaatgctatagagaagagtaacaaaggaaaacatcacaGGGTTGTAAGATGGAAGGAAGACATTTggaaaaaatgaaacaatggaaactccagttaggaatatcaacaatgtagaaaaagatacACCAGACTAACCGTACAGAAGACACAccaagttgcacacaggcacaattaaaagacactcacataaagctttcaAAGGCACTTCTTAAAACTTTCAGCCACAgcattcatcagtaaaagagaggcaCACACCAAACGcatacacaagcaagcatacctcatgcacacacacacacacacacacacacacacacacacacacacacacacacaaaaaaaaccatgAACCCCAGTAcctcgggccagaatgcaactatcacatgggatgcaagtAGCAAtgtggagggggcagggaaggggaagggatagtagtgtaggggtgaggagagagatgaatGCTGCCTGGTGGAGTGTGCAGAAAATAGACTGCCAACAGGTTCAGCAtctggaggttgtggggcaggtaGATGGGAAAAAAGGAGTGAAAAAGGAGAAGAGCAGAGAAAAAGACAGGTGGATATgttagcagagggctgcaaataaacagtgtGAGAATGAGAATGgtgaggagatgatggacagagggggtggaaactgctggatggagggtgtggggatagtatgttactgtaggttgaggccgggatgattacagaagcagaaaatgtgttttaaGCATAATGTCCTTCTTCACACCTGGAGAGAATAATGCAGATGGCTTggatagtgaagcagccactgaaatcaagtgtgttatgtccagctgcaagttgtgccacagggtggtctactttgctcttggccacagtttggcggtggcaattcatcctggtggacaacagactggtagtcacaccaatataaaaagctgtgcaatgattgcagcagagctggtaaataacaTGGCTCCTGTTACAAGTGGCGCAACCCCTGATGGGGTAAgacaagcctgtgacaggactacaATAGGAGTACCAGGTGGGGGGATtcggcaggttttgcacctggatcttccacagggatatgatccttgtggcaaggggttgggattaggAGTGGCATAGTGATTGActaagatgttgtggaggttggatgggcAATAGAACACTATATTAGAAGGGGTGAGAAGTATCTCGGGTAGGATATCCCACATTTTAGGCCATGATGATACGTAATTAAAGCCCTGGTGAACGTTGTGATTCAGATGTTCCAGTCTTGGGTGATACGATGGAGGGGACACTCTTTTGTGGCCAACTCTGGTGGTGATGTGAGGATTGGGGGCATGAGGGGAAATCTGAAAGAGTTTTATTTAACTTCATAGCACTATTTCTGCTCTCAGACTTCAAGAGACACATTTATAAACTTTTAACACAGAGAATTGTGCAAGAAAATTCTTTTATAAACTTGTCCCAATAAACCCCCAAGGTGTAGTAATGTTTCTGTGTATTGTAGTCCATTTGTCATTCTTTTCTTGTACAAGATATCGAACACTGCATACAATACATGCAATTACACTTGAGACGACTtaatctaaataaataaatgaaaaaaaaaaaaataaataaataaaataaaaaaattaagaaaatatgctATCCCTTAGAGGTGATATTATTCCTTAATTCAATTAAAAATTTGTATGTAGTGTCAAAGTAACAAACCTGCCAGCTGTGTTAGGTAATAGTTACAATATAATAACTTCAGTTGGATATATTAATACATTATGATGAActgtacattttaatttttttgtatattggtTAAATGGCATGACCTTAGTGGCAATCTGAATGACtcatatttaaataacaaaaatgCAAATACTAATAATCAAtttaaaatttgtaaacaaaatattttttatgtaattctAAATGCTTTTAAAGGTAAGATAACTGGAAGTcacttttctaattttttccttctctttcctggAAACAGACAGATTTGCTTTGAAAGAAGTAATAGTCTGCAGGAGGAGAAACTAAATGAtctaaataaaaacatttattctcCAAAAAATAACTTTAATACATACTGCATGTGCAATTACAATTCTTATACATTAATTACTTCATGTCTTTTGTCTCACATTCAACTATTTCATCATAAAGTTAGCATACtttcttctaaaaattgaaaaatagcTTCACATTCTGCTTTGCTCAGAGCATTTTACAGTCAAAAGTATATGTTATGCACAGTACTCCATCTGAAGGGAAGAGTTGTGACTGACCAATCATTACTACACAGTGTTTCACATAATTGATTATTACAGCCTTTCACAGCACAGCTCTTTAAATATTATACAATTACATTAAACATAGTCTGTACAAAATCACTACACAATTATTCACACGATCATCCCACATTTTCTTAAATCAACTCCCACAAATTTGGCAAAACTGCACCAAAGTATAGGCACTAGGCTGATAACCTAGTTTTTTCTCCCTAATGATGAAGTAACACTTACACAAATAACTGTTAAAATATTAGCTGTCCAAAATTGTTATGAATCCTTAACAATGCAATTATACAGCCTCTGGCATTACGGCATTATCCCCTTTGCCCATGTATACCATCTGTTCTATCTTGCTTTTTCCTGTGCTGCCTTCCTTACTAGCAACCAGTTCATTATGTAGCTGTATGTTTCTGTCTTTCATTATTGGTGTTGATGGAATACTGTGCTGTTCCTGGAGTTTCTTATAGTCACCCAAGTACCCATGCCGTAAAATGGGTGTTTTGTATGCTTTCACTTTcctgacagccttttttgtagcattCTCTTGGCGAATACACAGAACAATGACAGCAAAAAGAATTATTATAATAAAGATGATAGCAAATGAAGTCGTAGTTGCCACAACTATGGTCCACGTACTTGGTTCATCAGAAATCTGATTAGAACTGATGTGGATTTCTCCTGCTGATGTATCTTCGATGTAACTATCAATTTTCTCATCATTATCACTAAATGACCAATTGTCTTTAACATCATCAACTGTTTCATAGTTTATGGTGGCAACTTCTTCTCCACAAAGTTGTTTGAGGAAGAAGTCCCAGGCATGTCGTGTATTTCCGCCAAAGGTTATGATGTCATCATCAAACAGTTGCACAGATGGATCTGTTAGCTCAACAGACAGCAGTGGCTTAATATCAGCTCGAGCCAAGTAATTTACAAGATTTTTCATCACGTGGCAATCTAGAGGGTTCTTGGAGACATCGATGATTTCCAGTGCTGGCATATGTTCAAGATCACTTTTGTTTAGGGAAGTGATCCTATTTCCAGAAAGGTACAGATGGCGCAAGCTTTTGAAAACTGATACACTGGTGTCCATCAGAGATGGGAATGTTGTCAGGTCACAGGAACTTAAGTCCAAATCCATGAGAGCATGGAGGTTTGAGAAGGCGAAAGGTGAGACAGCAAGGAGAGGATTGCCttttaaatatagttttgtaaTCCTTGAGTCAGCAGGGAAATTGTATTTTTCTATGAATGACAGCTGGTTGTCAGACAAATCCAGTATTTTCACATTGCTTCCAATTGCACCATGTGGTAGGACCTTCAAATTGTTGCCTGCCAATTTCAGAATTGTGAGACGATTCATATTTCTGAGACTGAACACCTCTAATTTTTCTAGTCCACAGTGAGAAAGATCCAAAGTTTCTAGAGTTGAAAATTCACCTTCAAATCCACCTGGTGGTAATAATTTCATTGTAGGATTGTTTGATAAATCAAGATGAAGCAGTTCTAcattgtttacaaataaattttctgGAAGTGGTCCCTCAAGAGAATTGTGTGAAAGATCCAAAATTTGAAGATGCGTTAGAGGGGCAAATGCATTTACTTCAATCCTATTTATGGCATTTCCTTCAAGACTTAATTTCGTTAAATCTGGGAAGCCAGAAAACATGTCTCCTGTGATTTCACTGAACTTACATTCAGATAAATCAAGAGTTTCCAATTCTGGTATTGAGATATTACGTAATGATCTCAAAGGATTTTTTCTGATGTTTAGTGAGACCAGTTCACTCTCACTGAAAACTTCAGGGTCCAGCTCTCCAATTAGATTTTCAGATAAATCAAGCTCACTTAGTGAATAGATAGGTTTTAAAATATCTTTATGCAAAACTTTGATCCCATTGGATCCCAGATTAATGTAATCAAGATTTGGCATGCGAGTAAACATAGTAGGGAGAAGATTACCGAGACTACAGCCATAGAGATCAAGTTCTCTGAGGGAATCTATATTCAGAAAGTAATTTGCAAAAGGAGACTTTTCACTTTCCATCAGACGTAGCTGGTTGTATCTTAGTGAAAGAACTTCCAGCTGTGTGTTGTTGGCGAACATGTCAGGATGCAAGAGTATTAGGTCACTTCCACTTAAGTTGAGGTGCATCAGACCTGGTAGGTTTGAGAATGCATTCTCATGCACTCGTCGGAATGAGCTGTCAATGATGCGAAGATTCGTAACCTGTAACAATGAGATGGGAATGAATGAAGCACACATCAATTACATCCTCACTTATGAACTACTTTATTAATGTAAGGAATAAAAATAATAGATATGTGAACTGGCTAATGTAATAATTGTATTGAAAACAATAGCATCAGCTATGGAGAATAAAGAAAATAGACACCAAGCATGCAGGTGTCCACATTTACAGCATGATGCAACTATTCACTTTCAGCTTTAAATAATCCATAAATTGGAATTTAAGGCAGTGTTTGCCTACAACACACTTATTTCTTGTTTTGCCACAGTTTGTGGTTGGTGAATATTTATTCACACTTCTGTGACATTTTCCAATACAATAAAGGCAGATAAAAGTAAGTGTAATTTCAGTTTTTGGCAAACAGTTAAGTGTTATGTAATTATTTACTTTAGTATAAGGACTGAAACAATAAATGACAACCAATATCTGGCTGACTGTTAAGTAAATGATGTATGGATCAGTCACTTTGATACAGATTAAAATCTAAAACTTTTCAATAATTTAGACATTAAAATCTAGGACATGTCAATAATTGAGTCTTTCCCTCTTTTTCATTGTTACCAAACTTCAGAAGCAGAGGATTAGAAAATTCTAGCAATATTTTCTTCTCAGTGTACAGACCATGGTCTAATTAAATGTGTAGCACCAGTAAGTAGCTATTACAATTAAAACACACTATGAAGTCTTCTCACCAGAAGAAATCATGTGTCATAGGGACACCTCCAACGCAAAGCCTGCATAATGGTATTTCCTCCTACCTCAGTGACTGACTACATCATTGATTTTATCTACCATAGATCAATATTTTCTATTTCCATCTCGCCACCTTGCCCATTTCAGATTCGTATCTGACCTTCCTCCTTAATGGTGAGGTAATTGCAGTTTTAGACTCACATGTTGTACTAACTGcacacattttttgaaaatattataaaaGTAAAGTCAGGCACACAAGATTTTTGTTACCAAGTTATGATGAAAAAACTACTAGAGCAATAAGACCATGCTATAGACTAGTCCAACCCTCCTTCATGATTTTAATGTCCACTTTATTTAAATATATAGCACAGTGTTTCGCTCATATAGCAAGTTTGTCCTTCTCAGAGTAGTTTAGGGCGTCATGCTACAGTCATAGGTGGCTTACccgatgtgtggatggatatgtgtgtgtgtgtgtgtgtgcgagtgtatacctgtccttttttccccctaaggtaagtctttccactcccgggattggaaggactccttaccctctcccttaaaacccactttctttcgtctttccctctccttccctctttcctgatgaggcaacagtttgttgcgaaagcttgaattttgtgtgtatgtttgtgtttgtttgtgtgtctatcgacctgccagcgctttcgttcggtaagtcacctcatctttgtttttttatatatatatatatatatatatatatatatatatatatatatatatatatatatatataaaaacaaagatgatgtgactcaccaaatgaaagtgctggcaggtcgacagacacacaaacatacacacaaaattcaagctttcgcaacaaactgttgcctcatcaggaaagagggaaggagagggaaagacgaaaggaagtgggttttaagggagagggtaaggagtccttccaatcccgggagtggaaagacttaccttagggggaaaaaaggacaggtatacactcgcgcgcacacacacacacacacacatatatatatatatatatatatatatatatatatatatatatataatgctatgGGCCCTGTGCTATCAGGAATCCCACATCATACTGCCTATTATCTTTGGGAGGGAATGAACCATTAATAATTTTCGACTGAAAGTAGTAACACTGTTTGATATTGCGTGTGAATGATACTCCAGTAATTACAAAACACTCAAAATAATAGCTCACTGCCATAAATTTGGGTGTGTTACTAAATGACTGAAAGATACATTCAACATAATTCAATCTTattaaactaaattttgcatactaACAATCAGCATGAGAGATTTATTTGCATGTTCTGTTCCCCTATACCCTGCTGTGCATTATTCCAAACTTGTGCCACAGTACTGTCAACAGCAATTATTTGCTATATATTATTCAGAAAGCTCACCGAAAATCATTTATTGATAGACCATCACATCaaatgctgaaattttactgcttCATGTGGAACTA
It encodes:
- the LOC124548300 gene encoding leucine-rich repeat-containing protein 15 — encoded protein: MRQLYLLLLVGLALAADPLSSCPEDCVCTRRAGLSEMVARCTKLDPARQVFAAEVRHLHVSGVPKEHGIVLDHDTFKRMGLQQVTNLRIIDSSFRRVHENAFSNLPGLMHLNLSGSDLILLHPDMFANNTQLEVLSLRYNQLRLMESEKSPFANYFLNIDSLRELDLYGCSLGNLLPTMFTRMPNLDYINLGSNGIKVLHKDILKPIYSLSELDLSENLIGELDPEVFSESELVSLNIRKNPLRSLRNISIPELETLDLSECKFSEITGDMFSGFPDLTKLSLEGNAINRIEVNAFAPLTHLQILDLSHNSLEGPLPENLFVNNVELLHLDLSNNPTMKLLPPGGFEGEFSTLETLDLSHCGLEKLEVFSLRNMNRLTILKLAGNNLKVLPHGAIGSNVKILDLSDNQLSFIEKYNFPADSRITKLYLKGNPLLAVSPFAFSNLHALMDLDLSSCDLTTFPSLMDTSVSVFKSLRHLYLSGNRITSLNKSDLEHMPALEIIDVSKNPLDCHVMKNLVNYLARADIKPLLSVELTDPSVQLFDDDIITFGGNTRHAWDFFLKQLCGEEVATINYETVDDVKDNWSFSDNDEKIDSYIEDTSAGEIHISSNQISDEPSTWTIVVATTTSFAIIFIIIILFAVIVLCIRQENATKKAVRKVKAYKTPILRHGYLGDYKKLQEQHSIPSTPIMKDRNIQLHNELVASKEGSTGKSKIEQMVYMGKGDNAVMPEAV